Within Dermatophagoides farinae isolate YC_2012a chromosome 8, ASM2471394v1, whole genome shotgun sequence, the genomic segment gaaaaattattcattgtcGATGCTCAAAAAGTAACAGGTGTTATTGATCGAAATACAGTATGTATCGGTATGACAGATATATTGACCGATTTGGATCAATTCTTTTCGACAACAGATGATTTGATTACACTGTGGGCACCATTATTACAATGTTTAATTGCTGTTTTTGAATTACCACAAGATAAAACCGAACAAgctgatgatcattttgtcgaaattgaacaaatgaacatGGGTTATCAGGCCTCATATTCGCGTTTAGTTTTTGCCACAAATCAAGAATTGAACTTAATTGCAGATATTGGACAACCAAAATTATATCTTGCACAAAAACTTCATCAACTTTCAATCCGTTATCCTGGAAAAATATCTAcattaatttcatcaatgtcaCCGGATGCAGCAAAATTTTTGCAAAATTATTTACTTGCAGCCAATGTTAACATTTCCTaaatatcataatcataataataatttgaacaattatgtgtaatcatcattaaaaaaaatgctagccatttattttttcaactataatcattgaatacaatacaataaaattcatttaagaATCAGTGTAGTTGGGTTTTCGTTTCGCAATAAAAGCAGACATGCCTTCTTTTCGATCGTTCtgttgattatattgaaatgaaaaattttaattaattaatccgATTTTAATTTCACAAGAATACTTACCGTTGCAAATGTGCTATAAAAAAGTTTCTTTTCCGTTTCCAAGCCTTGTTTCAACGTAGTTTCATAAGCTAaagacaaataataatgatgattaatggtagcaaaataaaataaatttcaaattttaccATAATTAACAGATGATTTACAGATGGCAACAATTATTTTAGAATTTTCACCAATTTTTTCAGCCAATTTTATAGCTTCATCGACAACTTGATCGGCAGGAAATATACGGCTTACAAGACCATATTCATATGCTTCTTGTGCATTGATCTGATTACCAGTCAAACACATTTCCATGGCACGAGATTTaccaataaattttgttaatCGTTGTGTACCACCAGCACCGGGAATGGTGCCGATAAGAATTTCTGGCTGTCCAAATCGTGCTTTATCACCAGCATAGATTATGTCACACATCATGGATAGTTCACAACCGCCTCCAAGCTATTGTACAATTAAAcatatgaatcaatgataaaacaTTATGGTCATAAACATTACCGCATAGCCATTGACAGCAGCAATTATTGGTTTGGAGACTGCTGTAATTTTGTCCCAATGAGATAGGAAACCACCCAATGTAACCTGTTCGAAATTTTTATCCACCATCTCTTTGATATCGGCACCGGCAGCAAATGCTTTTTCCGAACCAGTCAACACCATGGCGGCAATATTCTTGTCCTTTTCGAATTTTTGCATAGCATCGACAACTTCATCCATAAGACCACCACAAAGTGCATTCAATGCTTTTGGCCGATTCAATGTTACAAGACCAACATTCTGTTTGGCACCTTTTAATTCAGTCGTGATATATTCATATGCTTTCCATGGATATAGTAATttaatattcatatatagtaattaattcgatttattcagatcaaaataaaatttcacctacctgttgttgacaatgctcgaataaattgatttcgatgagtattcaaaattaaattcgaATAATTTCTTACTAATGCAGCAGCCATtttgactattttttttattctatagTTTAGTTTcaaccaaaaatgaaaaaaaaagaaaggaaaaaTATTCGATCAAAAATTCACGATAATgatatcattcaataataagcAATTTGACATTCGTTCAAGTTCGACAATTAATCTACCAAAATCATGCAACATTAAACATATGAACCCactaaattaaaaaaaaaacttgatcaCGACATGTCGAACTAAATTCAGGTTTTGTTTATCTTCAAAAATACAGTAGAGACatctattgttttttcttataaATTCTGAGACAGAATCATACTTTATATTCGAATTCAGgttttttctgatttaaaaaaaaacagaaaaaattttccatttgttttgatatattaaaatttatgacatatttgatgatggacaTCCTgcataataaataaatacattgatgatcatatactaatttatttatttatctataAATCAAGGCTGATGTGTTCAATTTGGTAGTTagcaaaatcaaaaaaaaaaaaaaaaaaaaac encodes:
- the Echs1 gene encoding enoyl-CoA hydratase, short chain 1, which gives rise to MAAALVRNYSNLILNTHRNQFIRALSTTAYEYITTELKGAKQNVGLVTLNRPKALNALCGGLMDEVVDAMQKFEKDKNIAAMVLTGSEKAFAAGADIKEMVDKNFEQVTLGGFLSHWDKITAVSKPIIAAVNGYALGGGCELSMMCDIIYAGDKARFGQPEILIGTIPGAGGTQRLTKFIGKSRAMEMCLTGNQINAQEAYEYGLVSRIFPADQVVDEAIKLAEKIGENSKIIVAICKSSVNYAYETTLKQGLETEKKLFYSTFATNDRKEGMSAFIAKRKPNYTDS